In Streptomyces sp. NBC_00704, a genomic segment contains:
- a CDS encoding DivIVA domain-containing protein, with the protein MVMFLFLVVALAVVVAAVTLAVVGGGEDAGPLPEAAPERLHDPLPPDRPLDRSDVDLLRFPLSVRGYRMADVDDALNRLAAELAERDARIADLESALAGAQTPAAAPHVSMEKQTPEDQQ; encoded by the coding sequence ATGGTTATGTTCCTGTTTCTGGTCGTCGCGCTCGCCGTCGTGGTCGCCGCGGTGACACTCGCCGTGGTGGGCGGCGGCGAGGACGCCGGCCCGCTGCCGGAGGCCGCCCCCGAGCGACTGCACGACCCGCTGCCCCCGGACCGGCCGCTCGATCGCTCCGACGTCGACCTCCTGCGCTTCCCGCTGAGCGTCCGCGGGTACCGCATGGCCGACGTCGACGACGCCCTGAACCGGCTCGCCGCGGAACTCGCCGAGCGCGACGCGCGCATCGCCGACCTGGAGTCGGCCCTGGCCGGCGCGCAGACCCCGGCCGCCGCGCCCCACGTCTCCATGGAGAAGCAGACCCCCGAGGACCAGCAGTGA
- a CDS encoding DNA-3-methyladenine glycosylase I, with amino-acid sequence MSDGAALAGADGAPRCPWALSTPDYVTYHDEEWGRPVHGDDALFERLSLEAFQSGLSWITILRRRAGFRAAFAGFEIASVALFTDEDRARLLADPGIIRNRAKVDATLANARVLAEWAPGDLDELIWSHAPDPAGRPAPQTLADVPAVTDESTALSKALKKRGLRFVGPTTAYALMQACGLVNDHLAACARRNAP; translated from the coding sequence GTGAGCGACGGCGCCGCCCTCGCCGGGGCGGACGGCGCACCGCGCTGCCCGTGGGCCCTGTCCACCCCGGACTACGTGACGTACCACGACGAGGAGTGGGGCCGCCCGGTCCACGGCGACGACGCGCTCTTCGAACGCCTCAGCCTGGAGGCCTTCCAGTCGGGCCTGTCCTGGATCACGATCCTGCGCCGCCGCGCCGGCTTCCGCGCCGCGTTCGCCGGCTTCGAGATCGCCTCGGTCGCCCTCTTCACCGACGAGGACCGCGCCCGCCTCCTGGCCGACCCCGGCATCATCCGCAACCGCGCCAAGGTCGACGCCACGCTCGCCAACGCGCGCGTGCTCGCCGAGTGGGCGCCGGGCGACCTGGACGAGCTGATCTGGTCCCACGCCCCCGACCCGGCCGGCCGGCCCGCGCCGCAGACCCTGGCGGACGTCCCCGCCGTCACGGACGAGTCGACGGCCCTGTCGAAGGCGCTCAAGAAGCGGGGCCTGCGCTTCGTCGGGCCGACGACGGCGTACGCGCTGATGCAGGCATGCGGCCTGGTCAACGACCACCTGGCGGCATGCGCCCGCCGAAACGCCCCCTGA
- a CDS encoding enoyl-CoA hydratase/isomerase family protein translates to MVDTVLYEVSDGLATITLNRPEAMNALNVATKVALRDAVRAAAADDAVRAVLLTAAGERAFCVGQDLKEHIGLLAEGSKQVMSTVSEHYNPIVRALTEAPKPVVAAVNGVAAGAGFGFALAADYRVVSETASFNTSFAGVALTADSGVSWTLPRVIGPGRATDLLLFPRNIKAQEAYELGIANRVVPADALRAEAEKVARALAAGPTVAYAAIKEAVAYGSAHSLSETLDKEDALQTRAGASEDHAIAVRAFVQKETPKYLGR, encoded by the coding sequence ATGGTCGACACCGTGCTCTACGAGGTGAGTGACGGGCTCGCGACGATCACGCTGAACCGCCCCGAGGCGATGAACGCGCTGAACGTCGCGACCAAGGTCGCCCTCCGGGACGCGGTGCGGGCCGCCGCGGCCGACGACGCCGTACGGGCCGTGCTGCTGACCGCCGCCGGCGAACGCGCGTTCTGCGTGGGGCAGGACCTGAAGGAGCACATCGGACTGCTGGCCGAGGGGTCGAAGCAGGTCATGAGCACGGTCTCGGAGCACTACAACCCGATCGTGCGGGCGCTGACGGAGGCGCCGAAGCCGGTGGTGGCCGCGGTGAACGGCGTGGCCGCGGGCGCCGGCTTCGGCTTCGCGCTGGCCGCGGACTACCGCGTCGTGTCCGAGACGGCGTCCTTCAACACCTCGTTCGCGGGGGTCGCGCTCACCGCCGACTCGGGCGTCTCGTGGACGCTGCCCCGGGTGATCGGTCCGGGCCGCGCCACCGACCTGCTGCTCTTCCCCCGCAACATCAAGGCGCAGGAGGCGTACGAGCTGGGCATCGCCAACCGGGTCGTGCCGGCGGACGCGCTGCGCGCGGAGGCGGAGAAGGTGGCCCGGGCGCTCGCCGCGGGGCCGACGGTGGCGTACGCGGCGATCAAGGAGGCCGTGGCGTACGGATCGGCGCACAGCCTCTCCGAGACGCTGGACAAGGAGGACGCGCTCCAGACGCGGGCGGGGGCCTCCGAGGACCACGCGATCGCGGTGCGGGCGTTCGTCCAGAAGGAGACCCCGAAGTATCTGGGCCGCTGA
- a CDS encoding DUF3117 domain-containing protein, with translation MAAMKPRTGDGPLEVTKEGRGIVMRVPLEGGGRLVVELTPDEADALGDALKKVVG, from the coding sequence ATGGCGGCCATGAAGCCGCGAACGGGTGATGGCCCGCTCGAGGTGACCAAGGAGGGGCGGGGCATCGTCATGCGCGTTCCGCTCGAAGGCGGCGGGCGGCTCGTCGTCGAGCTGACCCCTGACGAGGCCGACGCGCTCGGCGACGCCCTGAAGAAGGTCGTCGGCTGA
- a CDS encoding O-methyltransferase → MCGFPAPTDTVTPRQPRGQERVITGNRQASWAFADAYAAEDEALRWARDRAREAGLRSVSPSTGAALRMLAATVDAKAVAEIGTGTGVSGIHLLHGMRPDGVLTTVDPEPEHQQFARQAFRACGFASNRARFIPGRALDVLPRLADSGYDLVFCDGDRLELLEYLAESLRLLRPGGLVVFEGVFANGRTVDSGPQPTEVIRIRELLRAVRESQELVTSLLPVGDGLLCAVKR, encoded by the coding sequence ATCTGCGGGTTCCCGGCGCCAACGGATACAGTCACGCCCAGGCAACCACGGGGACAGGAGAGGGTCATTACCGGCAACCGGCAGGCAAGCTGGGCGTTCGCCGACGCCTATGCCGCCGAGGACGAAGCGCTGCGCTGGGCCCGCGACCGGGCCCGTGAGGCAGGGCTGCGCTCGGTGTCGCCCAGCACGGGCGCCGCGCTGCGGATGCTCGCCGCCACCGTGGACGCGAAGGCGGTCGCCGAGATCGGCACCGGCACCGGCGTCTCCGGGATCCACCTGCTGCACGGAATGCGCCCGGACGGCGTCCTGACGACCGTGGACCCGGAGCCGGAGCACCAGCAGTTCGCCCGGCAGGCGTTCCGCGCCTGCGGGTTCGCCAGCAACCGGGCCCGCTTCATCCCCGGCCGCGCGCTGGACGTCCTGCCCCGGCTCGCGGACTCCGGCTACGACCTGGTCTTCTGCGACGGCGACCGGCTGGAGCTGCTGGAGTACCTCGCTGAATCGTTGCGCCTGCTGCGTCCGGGCGGGCTGGTCGTCTTCGAGGGCGTCTTCGCCAACGGCCGCACGGTGGACTCGGGGCCGCAGCCCACGGAGGTCATACGCATCCGGGAGCTGCTGCGGGCGGTGCGCGAGAGCCAGGAGCTGGTGACGTCGCTGCTGCCGGTGGGCGACGGGCTCCTGTGCGCGGTCAAGCGCTGA
- the sigE gene encoding RNA polymerase sigma factor SigE translates to MVGAPLDTTNADRGGAAAPVDRGGVLRRFLGSAVRPKSVNDTAADPSHSAGIAVGPAQTATFTTDADGQAWTPPTWEEIVSMHSGRVYRLAYRLTGNQHDAEDLTQEVFVRVFRSLSTYTPGTFEGWLHRITTNLFLDMVRRKQRIRFDALGDDAAERLPSKEPSPQQVFNDAHFDADVQQALDTLAPEFRAAVVLCDIEGLSYEEIAATLGVKLGTVRSRIHRGRSQLRKALAHRAPEARAGRSSFVARVPALGGGGATA, encoded by the coding sequence ATGGTAGGGGCTCCACTGGACACCACCAATGCCGACAGGGGAGGTGCGGCCGCGCCTGTGGATCGGGGAGGAGTGCTGCGGCGCTTTCTCGGATCGGCAGTCAGGCCGAAATCCGTGAACGACACCGCTGCTGACCCCAGCCACTCCGCCGGCATCGCCGTCGGCCCAGCCCAGACCGCGACCTTCACCACCGACGCGGACGGGCAGGCGTGGACTCCGCCCACGTGGGAGGAGATCGTCAGCATGCACAGCGGCCGGGTCTACCGGCTCGCCTACCGGCTGACCGGCAACCAGCACGACGCCGAGGACCTCACGCAGGAGGTCTTCGTCCGCGTCTTCCGTTCCCTGTCGACGTACACGCCGGGCACCTTCGAGGGCTGGCTGCACCGCATCACGACCAATCTCTTCCTGGACATGGTCCGCCGCAAGCAGCGCATCCGCTTCGACGCGCTCGGCGACGACGCGGCCGAGCGGCTGCCCAGCAAGGAGCCCAGCCCGCAGCAGGTCTTCAACGACGCCCACTTCGACGCGGACGTCCAGCAGGCCCTCGACACCCTCGCGCCCGAGTTCCGCGCCGCGGTCGTGCTGTGCGACATCGAGGGGCTCTCCTACGAGGAGATCGCCGCGACCCTCGGCGTCAAGCTCGGCACGGTCCGCTCGCGCATCCACCGCGGCCGCTCCCAACTGCGCAAGGCCCTCGCGCACCGTGCGCCCGAGGCGCGCGCCGGACGCAGCTCCTTCGTGGCCCGTGTGCCCGCACTGGGAGGAGGGGGCGCGACCGCGTGA
- a CDS encoding anti-sigma factor family protein — MSGSRHDATERLLAEQHLGDRLSALVDGELGHDTRERVLAHLATCAKCKTEVDAQRRLKNVFAEVAPPTPSESFLARLQGLPAGGDSDGRGTPLGGGGFADSVFGTRGTRRDEPFEFGYVPARHHGSVLSPASDRGFRIHPVGRAGDRHDTERSRGMRFAFVAAGAVSLAAIALGGMTGVAPVDTTADGRAGSGSGSNVLPARTPGTGSVAAENQRRRAASPLLSQGGQLGGTPTAPTEVSAPLLPGMPVQPGGPVEQALHRLTTPMVAGAAVMSPLIRPLGTNSPVSLSAWSGSGPKFTGPGLLAAPVPLTTSAPSPTSALPQGRHTR, encoded by the coding sequence GTGAGTGGATCCCGACACGACGCAACCGAGCGGCTCCTCGCGGAGCAGCACCTCGGCGACCGGCTCTCGGCCCTGGTGGACGGCGAGCTCGGTCACGACACCCGCGAACGCGTGCTCGCCCACCTGGCGACCTGCGCGAAGTGCAAGACGGAGGTCGACGCGCAGCGCCGACTGAAGAACGTCTTCGCCGAGGTCGCCCCGCCGACCCCCTCCGAAAGCTTCCTCGCCCGCCTTCAGGGCCTCCCCGCCGGAGGTGACTCCGACGGCCGTGGCACGCCGCTGGGCGGGGGAGGCTTCGCCGACTCCGTCTTCGGAACGAGGGGCACGAGACGGGACGAGCCGTTCGAGTTCGGCTATGTGCCGGCCCGGCACCACGGCTCCGTCCTCTCGCCCGCCTCGGACCGCGGCTTCCGCATCCACCCCGTCGGCCGCGCCGGCGACCGGCACGACACCGAGCGGTCGCGGGGCATGCGGTTCGCGTTCGTCGCCGCCGGCGCGGTGTCGCTGGCCGCGATCGCACTGGGCGGCATGACCGGCGTCGCCCCCGTCGACACGACCGCGGACGGCCGGGCCGGTTCCGGCTCGGGCAGCAACGTGCTCCCGGCACGCACTCCCGGCACGGGCTCCGTGGCCGCGGAGAACCAACGCCGCCGGGCCGCGAGCCCCCTGCTCTCCCAGGGCGGACAACTCGGCGGCACCCCGACCGCCCCGACCGAGGTGTCCGCGCCGCTGCTGCCGGGGATGCCCGTCCAGCCCGGCGGCCCGGTCGAACAGGCCCTGCACCGACTGACCACGCCCATGGTCGCCGGAGCCGCGGTGATGTCTCCGCTGATACGTCCCCTCGGCACGAACTCGCCGGTCTCGCTGAGCGCCTGGAGCGGCAGCGGCCCCAAGTTCACCGGTCCCGGTCTGCTCGCCGCACCCGTCCCTCTCACCACGTCCGCTCCCAGCCCCACTTCTGCCCTCCCTCAGGGGCGGCACACCCGCTGA
- a CDS encoding S1C family serine protease, with translation MPVAPPPGNASQTAGAAAPPHAAPSDAAPSDAAAPHPAAHPAGPETQPGPLLGALFPAPSPIPTPAPGPALPSQPAAPGLPSQPAAPALPSQPAAPTPPSSPALPSSSTLPSSPTPPSSSTPPSSPTPPSASAPVASAALPVSPVPGSSSPQAVGLAPADPWLRYDPWSASPFGGSGRAGSAGEESGGARERRRRVRRRLVGGALAVALVSGGLGGAVGAYLERNGGLRPIRLPQASADPGRPAEGVAGIAARALPGVVTLHVSGGGRSGTGTGFVLDSLGYILTNNHVVESAKGGGGISVVFEGGKTVAAEVVGRDSGYDLAVVRVTGVKGLRPLYLGNSDDVRVGDPVVAIGAPFDLEGTVTSGIISARERPVVAGGGSGDASDVSYVDALQTDAPINPGNSGGPLLDARGWVIGVNSAIRSGSDGVDGTDAQGGSVGLGFAIPINQGKRVAEELINTGRATHPVIGVSLDMDYAGDGARVSATGADGKAPVTPGGPGDRAGIRAGDVITGVDGRRVHTGGELIVRTRSHRPGDRLELTVERAGRERTLTLVLGSSGGG, from the coding sequence CTGCCCGTCGCACCGCCGCCCGGAAACGCGTCCCAGACCGCCGGAGCCGCCGCCCCACCCCACGCGGCCCCGTCCGACGCGGCCCCGTCCGACGCGGCCGCGCCCCACCCGGCCGCACATCCCGCGGGCCCGGAGACGCAGCCGGGACCCCTGCTCGGAGCCCTGTTCCCCGCGCCTTCCCCCATTCCCACTCCCGCGCCCGGCCCCGCGCTCCCCTCCCAGCCCGCTGCCCCCGGGCTCCCCTCCCAGCCCGCTGCCCCCGCGCTCCCCTCCCAGCCCGCTGCACCCACGCCCCCCTCTTCGCCCGCGCTCCCTTCCTCGTCCACGCTCCCTTCGTCGCCCACGCCTCCTTCCTCGTCCACGCCTCCTTCGTCGCCCACGCCTCCTTCCGCGTCCGCGCCCGTCGCCTCGGCAGCCCTGCCGGTGTCACCTGTCCCCGGCTCTTCCTCTCCGCAGGCCGTCGGTCTCGCCCCCGCGGACCCCTGGCTGCGTTACGACCCCTGGTCGGCGTCTCCGTTCGGCGGTTCCGGGAGGGCGGGGTCCGCGGGCGAGGAGTCCGGCGGGGCGCGAGAGCGGCGCCGGCGGGTGCGCAGGAGGCTGGTCGGCGGCGCGCTGGCCGTGGCCCTCGTCTCCGGCGGGCTGGGCGGAGCCGTCGGCGCCTACCTGGAGCGCAACGGCGGGCTCCGCCCGATCCGGCTGCCGCAGGCGTCCGCGGATCCCGGGCGGCCCGCCGAGGGGGTGGCCGGGATCGCCGCGAGGGCCCTGCCCGGCGTGGTCACCCTGCACGTCAGCGGCGGCGGCCGGTCGGGCACGGGCACGGGATTCGTCCTCGACTCCCTCGGCTACATCCTCACCAACAACCACGTCGTCGAGTCCGCCAAGGGCGGCGGCGGGATATCCGTCGTCTTCGAGGGCGGGAAGACCGTCGCGGCGGAGGTCGTCGGCCGGGACAGCGGCTACGACCTCGCCGTGGTGCGGGTGACCGGGGTGAAGGGCCTCAGGCCGCTCTACCTCGGCAACTCCGACGACGTCCGGGTCGGCGACCCCGTGGTCGCCATCGGCGCGCCCTTCGACCTGGAGGGCACCGTCACCTCCGGCATCATCAGCGCCAGGGAGCGGCCCGTCGTCGCCGGAGGCGGCAGCGGCGACGCGAGCGACGTCTCGTACGTGGACGCCCTCCAGACCGACGCGCCGATCAATCCCGGCAACTCCGGCGGCCCCCTCCTCGACGCCCGGGGGTGGGTCATCGGCGTCAACTCCGCCATCCGGTCCGGCTCCGACGGCGTCGACGGGACCGACGCCCAGGGCGGGTCGGTCGGACTGGGCTTCGCCATCCCGATCAACCAGGGCAAACGCGTGGCCGAGGAGCTGATCAACACCGGCCGGGCGACGCACCCGGTCATCGGCGTCAGCCTGGACATGGACTACGCCGGGGACGGCGCGCGGGTCAGTGCCACGGGCGCCGACGGCAAAGCGCCGGTCACGCCGGGCGGGCCGGGCGACCGGGCCGGGATCAGGGCCGGCGACGTCATCACCGGGGTCGACGGCCGCCGCGTCCACACGGGCGGGGAGCTGATCGTCAGGACCCGCTCCCACCGCCCCGGCGACCGCCTGGAGCTGACGGTGGAGCGTGCGGGGCGGGAGCGCACGCTCACCCTGGTCCTCGGTTCCTCGGGCGGCGGCTGA
- a CDS encoding sec-independent translocase, translating into MFNDIGPLELVTIIVLAVLVFGPDKLPKVIQDVMRTVRKIREFSESAKADIRSELGPEFKDFEFEDLNPKTFIRKQLDNDELGLKEIRNGFDLKKEMAEVTDAVHSRDTDTPAASGSTGASGGARVDMTKRPEEPGGDDRPPFDADAT; encoded by the coding sequence GTGTTCAATGACATAGGACCGCTCGAGCTGGTGACGATCATCGTCCTGGCCGTGCTCGTCTTCGGTCCGGACAAGCTCCCCAAGGTGATCCAGGACGTGATGCGCACCGTCCGGAAGATCCGCGAGTTCTCGGAGAGCGCCAAGGCGGACATCCGCAGCGAACTCGGCCCGGAGTTCAAGGACTTCGAGTTCGAGGACCTCAACCCCAAGACGTTCATCCGCAAGCAGCTGGACAACGACGAGCTGGGGCTGAAGGAGATCCGCAACGGCTTCGACCTGAAGAAGGAGATGGCCGAGGTGACGGACGCGGTCCACAGCCGCGACACGGACACCCCCGCCGCTTCGGGTTCGACGGGCGCGTCGGGCGGCGCGCGCGTCGACATGACCAAGCGTCCCGAGGAGCCGGGCGGGGACGACCGTCCGCCCTTCGACGCCGACGCCACCTGA
- a CDS encoding Mrp/NBP35 family ATP-binding protein, translating to MASEDAVREALATVNDPEINRPITELGMVKSVEIGADGAVAVAVYLTVSGCPMRETITQRVTDAVSAVEGVARVDVTLDVMSDEQRKELASALRGGQTEREVPFAKPGSLTRVYAVASGKGGVGKSSVTVNLAAAMAADGLKVGVVDADIYGHSVPRMLGADGRPTQVENMIMPPSAHGVKVISIGMFTPGNAPVVWRGPMLHRALQQFLADVYWGDLDVLLLDLPPGTGDIAISVAQLVPNAEILVVTTPQQAAAEVAERAGSIAVQTHQKIVGVVENMSGLPCPHCGEMVDVFGTGGGQTVAEGLTRTTGANVPVLGSIPIDVRLREGGDEGRPVVLSDPESPAGSALRAIAGKLGGRQRGLSGLSLGITPRNKF from the coding sequence ATGGCTAGCGAAGACGCGGTGCGCGAGGCACTGGCGACGGTGAACGACCCCGAGATCAACCGGCCCATCACCGAACTCGGGATGGTGAAGTCGGTGGAGATCGGCGCGGACGGGGCGGTCGCGGTCGCCGTGTACCTGACGGTCTCCGGCTGCCCGATGCGCGAGACGATCACCCAGCGGGTGACGGACGCGGTCTCCGCCGTGGAGGGGGTCGCCCGCGTCGACGTCACCCTCGACGTGATGAGCGACGAACAGCGCAAGGAGCTGGCGAGCGCCCTGCGCGGCGGCCAGACCGAGCGCGAGGTCCCCTTCGCCAAGCCCGGCTCGCTGACCCGCGTCTACGCGGTCGCCTCCGGCAAGGGCGGCGTCGGCAAGTCGTCGGTGACGGTGAACCTCGCCGCGGCGATGGCCGCCGACGGTCTCAAGGTGGGCGTGGTCGACGCGGACATCTACGGCCACAGCGTGCCGCGCATGCTGGGCGCGGACGGCCGTCCCACCCAGGTCGAGAACATGATCATGCCGCCGTCCGCGCACGGCGTGAAGGTCATCTCCATCGGCATGTTCACCCCGGGCAACGCCCCGGTCGTCTGGCGCGGCCCGATGCTCCACCGCGCGCTCCAGCAGTTCCTCGCCGACGTCTACTGGGGCGACCTGGACGTGCTGCTGCTCGACCTGCCGCCGGGCACCGGCGACATCGCGATCTCCGTGGCGCAGCTGGTCCCGAACGCCGAGATCCTCGTCGTGACGACCCCGCAGCAGGCGGCCGCCGAGGTCGCCGAGCGGGCGGGCTCCATCGCCGTGCAGACCCACCAGAAGATCGTCGGCGTGGTCGAGAACATGTCCGGCCTGCCCTGCCCGCACTGTGGGGAGATGGTCGACGTCTTCGGCACCGGCGGCGGCCAGACGGTCGCCGAGGGCCTCACCCGCACGACCGGCGCGAACGTCCCGGTCCTCGGCTCCATCCCGATCGACGTCCGGCTGCGCGAGGGCGGCGACGAGGGCCGGCCGGTCGTCCTGAGCGACCCCGAGTCCCCGGCGGGCTCCGCCCTGCGCGCGATCGCCGGCAAGCTGGGCGGCCGCCAGCGCGGCCTGTCGGGCCTGTCACTGGGCATCACCCCGCGCAACAAGTTCTAG
- a CDS encoding DUF1003 domain-containing protein, with product MAPERESAGRERAQAATGRERTPTGATATGRTRARLDQPRPPRHRILPEWDPEAFGRLSERIARFLGTGRFIVWMTIVIIAWVLWNIFAPADLRFDNYPFIFLTLMLSLQASYAAPLILLAQNRQDDRDRVNLEQDRKSNERSIADTEYLTREIAALRIGLGEVATRDWIRSELQDMVKELEERRDGHREHAVFPAERSRARDVDDR from the coding sequence ATGGCTCCTGAACGCGAGAGCGCGGGCCGCGAGCGCGCCCAGGCCGCCACGGGCCGGGAGCGCACCCCGACGGGCGCCACGGCGACCGGCCGTACCCGCGCCCGGCTGGACCAGCCGCGGCCGCCCCGGCACCGGATCCTGCCCGAGTGGGACCCGGAGGCCTTCGGGCGGCTGTCGGAGCGCATCGCGCGCTTCCTGGGCACCGGCCGGTTCATCGTCTGGATGACGATCGTCATCATCGCCTGGGTCCTGTGGAACATCTTCGCCCCGGCGGATCTGCGGTTCGACAACTACCCGTTCATCTTCCTGACGCTGATGCTGTCGCTCCAGGCCTCCTACGCGGCCCCGCTGATCCTGCTCGCGCAGAACCGGCAGGACGACCGCGACCGGGTCAACCTCGAACAGGACCGCAAGTCCAACGAGCGGTCCATCGCCGACACCGAGTACCTGACCAGGGAGATCGCCGCGCTGCGCATCGGTCTGGGCGAGGTCGCCACCCGCGACTGGATCCGCTCCGAGCTGCAGGACATGGTCAAGGAGCTGGAGGAACGGCGCGACGGCCACCGCGAACACGCCGTATTCCCGGCAGAACGGTCGCGGGCACGTGACGTAGACGACCGGTGA
- a CDS encoding magnesium transporter MgtE N-terminal domain-containing protein, producing MAAGAPRIFVSHLSGVPVFDPNGDQVGRVRDLVVVLRVRRRPPRVLGLVVELSTRRRIFLPMTRVTGIESGQVITTGVLNVRRFEQRPTERLVFGELLDRRVTLVETGEEVTVLDASVQQLPARRDWEIDRVFVRKGKKASTFRRAKGETLTVEWSAVTGFSMEEHGQGAESLLATFEQLRPADLANVLHHLSAKRRAEVAAALDDDRLADVLEELPEDDQIEILGKLKEERAADVLEAMDPDDAADLLSELPEEDKERLLSLMQPDDAADMRRLMAYEEHTAGGLMTTEPIVLRPDATVADALARVRNPDLSPALAAQVYVCRPPDETPTGKYLGTVHFQRLLRDPPYTLVSSILDDDLQALAPDAALPVVAGFFATYDMVAAPVVDEAGSLLGAVTVDDVLDHMLPEDWRETEFHLEGEPTDGPADGTADGRAGEPAAERAGRHGS from the coding sequence ATGGCAGCGGGAGCCCCGCGGATCTTCGTCTCGCACCTCTCGGGCGTCCCCGTGTTCGATCCGAACGGCGACCAGGTGGGGCGGGTGCGCGACCTCGTCGTCGTGCTGCGCGTGCGGCGGCGGCCGCCGCGGGTGCTCGGTCTGGTCGTCGAACTGTCCACCCGGCGCCGGATCTTCCTGCCCATGACCCGCGTCACCGGCATCGAGTCCGGTCAGGTCATCACCACCGGTGTGCTCAACGTGCGCCGCTTCGAGCAGCGGCCCACCGAGCGGCTGGTGTTCGGGGAGCTGCTCGACCGGCGCGTCACCCTCGTGGAGACCGGCGAGGAGGTCACCGTCCTCGACGCGTCCGTGCAGCAGCTGCCGGCCCGCCGCGACTGGGAGATCGACCGCGTCTTCGTCCGCAAGGGCAAGAAGGCGAGCACCTTCCGCCGGGCCAAGGGCGAGACGCTCACCGTGGAGTGGTCGGCCGTCACCGGGTTCTCGATGGAGGAGCACGGACAGGGCGCGGAGAGCCTCCTCGCCACGTTCGAGCAGCTGCGCCCCGCCGACCTCGCCAACGTCCTGCACCACCTCTCCGCCAAGCGGCGCGCGGAGGTGGCGGCCGCCCTCGACGACGACCGCCTCGCCGACGTCCTGGAGGAGCTGCCGGAGGACGACCAGATCGAGATCCTCGGCAAGCTGAAGGAGGAGCGCGCGGCGGACGTCCTGGAGGCGATGGACCCCGACGACGCGGCCGACCTGCTCTCCGAGCTGCCGGAGGAGGACAAGGAGCGGCTGCTGTCCCTGATGCAGCCCGACGACGCGGCCGACATGCGGCGCCTGATGGCGTACGAGGAGCACACGGCGGGCGGGCTGATGACCACCGAGCCGATCGTCCTGCGCCCCGACGCCACCGTCGCCGACGCCCTGGCCCGGGTGCGCAACCCGGACCTGTCCCCCGCGCTCGCCGCACAGGTCTACGTCTGCCGTCCGCCCGACGAGACGCCGACGGGCAAGTACCTGGGCACGGTCCACTTCCAGCGGCTGCTGCGCGATCCGCCGTACACCCTGGTCAGTTCGATCCTCGACGACGACCTCCAGGCCCTGGCCCCGGACGCGGCCCTGCCGGTCGTCGCCGGGTTCTTCGCGACGTACGACATGGTCGCGGCGCCCGTCGTGGACGAGGCGGGCTCGCTGCTCGGCGCGGTGACCGTCGACGACGTCCTGGACCACATGCTGCCGGAGGACTGGCGCGAGACGGAGTTCCACCTGGAGGGCGAGCCCACGGACGGGCCTGCGGACGGGACCGCCGACGGGCGCGCGGGCGAGCCCGCGGCCGAGAGGGCCGGCCGGCATGGCTCCTGA